From a region of the Phaseolus vulgaris cultivar G19833 chromosome 6, P. vulgaris v2.0, whole genome shotgun sequence genome:
- the LOC137832888 gene encoding ATP-dependent DNA helicase Q-like 4A yields the protein MCCLVGTQMRQGEANSVRVVKENNKNWLQHANAHENFSSQEKFLSSNFLLSVPPKKPRHQEPNPGTSGFVFQRSENIQVSQRVQFDKAWDVLSSLQNSSRTYIQPGKTVKVTRQIHENTRTTPFHGGYENDNRTCPDVTAAPVVSSHSSRGLDGSVNNHNKYTGQINESSNCMSGDIDDDNILENIDVDQIVEKYQSTCTPKPSISKLPPITPIADKDDFAREGDNALPPDLCLDCIHGYKLGLCPEAAIHLQELKDNLIAISNELLDNGENLNSTQISKLRHDRSQLNKQIQQLEKYIQSGNLNEERQKSHFSASTAPSTSYVYGTPQQTAPCNGSKRYDAQAYMGDGTFGSSFQSLPSFSIDKYSTLSGPVEREAFIPKIIEVNYIEGSGDKRWSSHDFSWTKELEVNNKKVFGNHSFRPNQREVINATMSGCDVFVLMPTGGGKSLTYQLPALICQGITLVISPLVSLIQDQIMHLLQANIPATYLSANMEWTEQQEILRELTSDYCKYKLLYVTPEKVVKSDNLLRHLENLHFRELLARIVIDEAHCVSQWGHDFRPDYQGLGILKQKFPNTPVLALTATATASVKEDVVQALGLVNCVIFRQSFNRPNLWYSVVPKTKKCLEDIDKFIRENHFDECGIIYCLSRMDCEKVAGNLQECGHKCAFYHGSMDPPQRAFVQNQWSKDEINIICATVAFGMGINKPDVRFVIHHSLPKSIEGYHQECGRAGRDGQRSSCVLYYSYSDYIRVKHMISQGGAIEQSPLTSGYNRSNMINPGSILETNTENLMRMVSYCENDVDCRRLLQLVHFGEKFNSSTCHKTCDNCLKITNFIEKDVTEIAKQLVELVKLTGQRFSSSHILEVYRGSFSQMVKKNRHETVSLHAAGKHLAKGEASRILHHLVVEDILVEEVKKSDFYGSISSILKVNEPKVCNLFAGHRIILRFPSSVKATKPGKSDATPAKGSLTSGKQNVFPIDTPQPQTEVDLNLSAKLYTALRMLRTTLVKEAGDSVFAYHIFGNATLQQISKRVPRTKEELLDINGIGKAKVSKYGDKILETIENTINEYYKLDKGSSGSKGSADSAKRRRDGDPDADADEEALTNSTGRSKKRTIKRQNRKAVIYDSADEDYFHGCHDEDLDFDLIEIDAIDQVTCKNGDGRVLPQWTTS from the exons ATGTGTTGTTTGGTTGGGACTCAAATGAGACAAGG TGAAGCCAATTCAGTTCGGGTTGTTAAAGAGAATAACAAGAACTGGTTGCAGCATGCCAATGCCCACGAGAATTTCTCCTCCCAAGAGAAGTTTTTGAGCTCTAATTTTCTGCTCTCTGTCCCACCCAAGAAGCCCCGCCACCAGGAACCAAACCCTGGGACTTCCGG TTTTGTATTTCAACGAAGTGAAAATATTCAAGTTTCACAGAGAGTACAATTTGACAAG GCTTGGGATGTTCTTTCAAGTCTACAAAATTCTAGTAGGACCTATATACAACCCGGAAAAACTGTCAAGGTTACTCGGCAGATTCACGAGAATACGAGAACAACTCCCTTCCATGGAGGCTATGAGAATGACAACCGTACCTGTCCTGACGTCACTGCCGCTCCAGTTGTTAGCAGTCATAGTTCTCGCGGTTTGGATGGTTCAGTGAACAATCATAATAAGTACACAGGCCAAATCAATGAGTCTTCCAACTGCATGTCTGGAGATATTGATGATGATAACATACTTGAG AACATTGATGTTGACCAAATTGTTGAGAAATACCAGTCAACCTGCACTCCCAAGCCATCAATATCCAAGCTTCCTCCTATAACACCAATTGCAGATAAAGATGATTTTGCTAGAGAGGGGGATAATGCTTTGCCACCAGACCTGTGTTTAGATTGCATCCATGGGTACAAg TTAGGGCTTTGCCCCGAAGCAGCAATTCATTTGCAGGAATTGAAGGATAATCTAATTGCAATCTCTAATGAACTGCTCGACAATGGTGAAAACCTCAATTCTACACAGATATCAAAACTTCGCCATGATAG GTCACAGCTGAATAAGCAAATTCAGCAActagaaaaatatattcaatCTGGTAATCTTAATGAGGAAAGGCAAAAGTCACATTTTTCTGCATCCACTGCACCATCCACATCATATGTGTATGGAACACCTCAGCAAACTGCCCCCTGTAATGGATCCAAGAGATACGATGCCCAGGCTTATATGGGTGACGGGACATTTGGTTCATCATTCCAGTCTCTTCCATCTTTTTCTATAGACAAGTATAGCACATTATCTGGTCCGGTGGAGCGAGAGGCCTTCATCCCAAAGATTATTGAAGTCAATTACATTGAAGGTTCTGGAGACAAACGCTGGAGCAGCCATGATTTTTCTTGGACAAAAGAGTTAGAG gttaataataaaaaagtatttggAAATCATTCCTTTCGCCCCAATCAAAGAGAGGTCATCAATGCCACAATGAGTGGATGTGATGTTTTTGTTCTGATGCCCACTGGTGGTGGAAAGAGTCTGACCTATCAG TTACCGGCTCTTATTTGTCAAGGTATAACATTAGTAATCTCTCCCCTTGTGTCCCTTATTCAGGATCAAATAATGCACTTATTGCAG GCAAATATACCAGCTACTTACTTAAGTGCCAATATGGAATGGACTGAACAGCAGGAAATCCTCCGAGAACTTACTTCTGATTACTGTAAATACAAGTTATTATATGTGACACCTGAAAAGGTTGTCAA AAGTGATAATCTTTTGAGACACTTAGAGAATTTACATTTTCGCGAGTTGCTTGCAAGGATTGTAATTGATGAGGCTCACTGTGTGAGCCAATGGGGGCATGATTTTAGACCAGATTATCAG GGACTTGGTATATTGAAACAGAAATTCCCAAATACTCCAGTTTTAGCTTTAACAGCTACAGCAACTGCTAGTGTAAAAGAAGATGTCGTGCAAGCACTTGGTCTTGTTAACTGCGTTATTTTTCGGCAAAGTTTTAATCGCCCAAACTTATG GTATTCTGTTGTCCCCAAGACCAAAAAGTGTTTGGAGGACATTGACAAATTCATTAGAGAGAATCACTTTGATGAATGTGGCATTATCTATTGTCTTTCAAGAATGGACTGTGAAAAGGTCGCTGGCAATTTACAG GAATGTGGACATAAATGTGCATTTTATCATGGTAGCATGGATCCTCCTCAACGTGCCTTTGTTCAAAATCAGTGGAGCAAAGatgaaattaatataatttgtgCTACTGTAGCATTTGGAATGG GTATTAATAAACCTGATGTCCGCTTTGTAATCCACCATTCTCTCCCAAAATCTATTGAAGGCTATCATCAG GAATGTGGCCGAGCTGGTAGAGATGGTCAACGTTCATCCTGTGTATTATATTATAGCTATAGTGATTAT ATACGAGTCAAGCATATGATAAGTCAAGGAGGAGCAATAGAGCAAAGTCCCCTGACATCTGGATACAACCGTTCAAATATGATAAATCCAGGAAGCATACTAGAAACAAACACTGAAAACCTCATGCGAATG GTTAGTTATTGTGAAAATGATGTTGATTGCCGGCGCCTTCTGCAGCTTGTTCATTTTGGAGAGAAGTTCAATTCTTCAACTTGTCACAAAACGTGTGATAATTGCTTGAAGATCACAAATTTCATTGAGAAGGATGTCACGGAGATAGCAAAGCAATTG GTTGAACTTGTTAAGCTAACTGGACAGAGGTTCTCATCATCTCATATATTAGAAGTTTATCGTGGTTCCTTTAGCCAAATG GTCAAGAAAAATCGGCACGAGACAGTGAGCCTTCATGCTGCTGGAAAGCATCTAGCTAAGGGTGAGGCTTCCCGCATATTGCATCATCTTGTTGTCGAGGATATTCTTGTGGAAGAAGTAAAGAAAAGTGATTTTTATGGATCGATATCATCCATATTGAAG GTAAATGAGCCCAAGGTCTGTAATCTGTTTGCTGGGCACAGAATTATATTGAG ATTTCCATCGTCTGTAAAGGCAACAAAACCAGGCAAATCTGATGCAACTCCAGCCAAGGGTTCTTTGACATCTGGAAAGCAGAATGTTTTTCCAATTGACACTCCTCAACCTCAAACTGAAGTGGATTTG AATCTTTCAGCCAAGTTATACACTGCTCTGCGTATGTTGAGGACAACTCTTGTTAAAGAAGCTGGAGACAGTGTTTTTGCTTACCACATATTTGG TAATGCCACGTTGCAGCAGATAAGCAAGAGAGTGCCAAGAACAAAAGAAGAACTCCTAGATATCAATGGCATTGGCAA GGCAAAGGTAAGCAAGTATGGGGATAAGATACTGGAAACCATTGAGAATACCATAAATGAATATTACAAGTTGGACAAAGGCAGTAGCGGCAGCAAAGGCAGTGCAGATTCTGCCAAGAGGAGACGAGATGGAGATCCAGATGCAGATGCTGATGAAGAAGCCCTCACCAATAGCACAGGTCGTTCTAAAAAAAGGACTATAAAGAGACAAAATAGAAAAGCTGTGATATATGATTCTGCAGATGAAGATTATTTTCATGGATGCCATGACGAAGACCTAGATTTTGACCTCATAGAAATTGATGCAATAGATCAAGTGACTTGTAAAAATGGTGATGGGAGAGTACTACCTCAATGGACAACATCTTGA
- the LOC137832891 gene encoding serine/threonine-protein kinase SRK2A-like isoform X2 — MEYAAGGELFERICSAGRFSEDEARYFFQQLISGVSYCHSMQICHRDLKLENTLLDGSPAPRLKICDFGYSKSSLLHSRPKSTVGTPAYIAPEVLSRREYDGKLADVWSCGVTLYVMLVGAYPFEDQDDPKNFRKTINRIMAVQYKIPDYVHISQDCKHLLSRIFVANAARRITIKEIKSHPWFLKNLPRELTEVGQAAYYRKENPIFSLQSIEGIMNIVEEAKVPPPASRSIGGFGWGEEEDEDETKEAEIEAEEDEYEKRVKEARASGEFHVT, encoded by the exons ATGGAGTATGCAGCTGGTGGAGAGCTCTTTGAGAGGATTTGCAGTGCTGGAAGATTCAGTGAAGATGAG GCTCGATATTTCTTCCAGCAGCTCATCTCAGGAGTTAGCTACTGTCATTCCATG CAAATCTGTCATCGAGACTTGAAGCTTGAGAACACCTTATTGGATGGCAGCCCTGCCCCAAGGCTCAAAATTTGTGATTTTGGTTATTCTAAG TCATCTCTGCTTCATTCAAGGCCTAAGTCAACTGTGGGAACCCCAGCATACATTGCACCTGAGGTTCTTTCACGTAGAGAATATGATGGAAAG CTAGCTGATGTATGGTCCTGTGGAGTGACTCTTTATGTAATGCTGGTGGGAGCATACCCATTTGAAGACCAAGACGATCCCAAAAATTTTAGGAAAACCATCAAT AGAATTATGGCTGTTCAATACAAGATCCCTGACTATGTTCACATATCTCAAGACTGCAAACATCTGCTATCTCGCATTTTTGTGGCAAATGCAGCTAGG AGAATCACTATCAAGGAAATCAAGTCCCACCCATGGTTTTTAAAGAACTTGCCTAGAGAATTAACAGAAGTAGGTCAAGCTGCATACTACAGAAAAGAAAATCCAATCTTTTCTCTTCAGAGTATAGAAGGCATCATGAATATTGTTGAGGAGGCCAAAGTTCCACCTCCAGCATCCAGGTCGATTGGAGGATTTGGTTggggagaagaagaagatgaagatgaaacAAAAGAAGCAGAGATTGAGGCTGAAGAAGATGAGTATGAAAAAAGAGTCAAAGAAGCACGAGCAAGTGGGGAATTTCATGTTACTTAA
- the LOC137832890 gene encoding thiamine biosynthetic bifunctional enzyme TH1, chloroplastic isoform X2: MQPEADIMMNPVSDNKIPHVLTVAGSDSGGGAGIQADLKACAARRVYCSTVITAVTAQNTVGVQGVNIVPEDFVAEQLQSVLSDMHVDVVKTGMLPSLNIVKVLCQFLTKFPVKALVVDPVMKSSSGDVLSGSSVLTGFLGELLPMTDIVTPNIKEASVLLGGVPLKSVSDMRTAAKLIHDLGPRNVLVKGGDLPNSLDSVDVFFDGKEFYELCSPRVNTRNSHGTGCTLASCIAAELAKGSSMLSAVKTAKHFIDVALDYSRDLPIGSGVQRPFDHFLKLKNINQSSGRQNMFNPNDLLLYAVTDSTMNRKWGRTIAEAVKAAVEGGATIVQLREKDAETRDFLDASKVCLEICRSYGVPLLINDRLDVALACDADGVHVGQSDMPVRLARSLLGPEKIIGVSCKTPEQAHQAWIDGADYIGCGGVYPTNTKANNRTIGLDGLKEVSQASKLPVVAIGGINLSNARAVIEIGEPKLKGVAVVSSLFDRECILTETRNLLALVS; the protein is encoded by the exons ATGCAACCGGAAGCAGATATCATGATGAACCCCGTTTCTGATAACAAAATCCCACACGTGCTAACTGTTGCTGGGTCTGATTCTGGGGGTGGTGCTGGAATCCAAGCTGATCTCAAGGCCTGTGCTGCACGCCGGGTTTACTGCTCCACTGTCATTACTGCTGTTACTGCGCAGAACACTGTTGGGGTTCAG GGTGTGAACATTGTACCTGAGGATTTTGTGGCAGAGCAGTTGCAATCTGTACTTTCTGATATGCATGTTGATGTG GTCAAGACTGGCATGCTTCCCTCTCTTAATATAGTTAAGGTTCTCTGTCAGTTCCTTACCAAGTTTCCAGTCAAAG CTCTCGTGGTTGATCCTGTTATGAAATCTTCCAGTGGGGATGTACTTTCTGGTTCTTCTGTTCTTACTGGATTTCT GGGGGAACTACTTCCCATGACAGACATTGTAACCCCGAATATAAAAGAGGCATCAGTTTTACTTGGAGGTGTACCACTGAAATCAGTTTCTGACATGCGTACTGCTGCCAAATTGATACATGATTTGGGCCCTAG gaaTGTACTCGTCAAGGGTGGTGACCTCCCTAATTCGTTAGATTCGGTTGATGTATTTTTTGATG GCAAGGAGTTCTACGAGCTCTGTTCACCACGTGTAAATACTCGCAATAGTCATGGTACTGGTTGTACCTTGGCATCATGCATAGCAGCAGAGCTGGCAAAAGGTTCATCAATGCTTTCTGCAGTTAAG ACAGCTAAACATTTTATTGACGTTGCCTTGGATTATAGTAGAGACCTGCCAATTGGAAGTGGTGTTCAAAGACCTTTTGACCATTTTTTGAAACTTAAGAATATCAATCAGAGTTCCGGGAGGCAGAATATGTTCAACCCAAATGACCTGCTTTTGTATGCTGTAACGGACTCAACTATGAATAGGAAGTGGGGCCGTACTATTGCTGAAGCTGTTAAGGCTGCTGTAGAAGGAGGTGCTACCATTGTTCAATTAAG GGAAAAGGATGCTGAGACACGGGATTTTCTTGATGCTTCCAAAGTATGCCTTGAAATATGCCGTTCCTATGGAGTACCATTACTGATAAATGATCGTTTAGATGTGGCCCTTGCTTGTGATGCTGATGGTGTTCATGTTGGTCAGTCTGACATGCCAGTACGTCTTGCAAGAAGCCTGCTTGGTCCTGAAAAGATAATTGGAGTATCATGCAAGACGCCTGAGCAAGCCCACCAAGCATGGATTGATGGGGCTGATTACATTGGTTGTGGTGGTGTATATCCCACTAATACAAAAGCAAATAACCGTACTATAGGCTTAGACGGCTTGAAGGAAGTATCTCAGGCCTCTAAACTGCCTGTGGTAGCAATTGGTGGCATTAATCTATCAAATGCACGTGCAGTCATTGAAATTGGTGAACCAAAGCTGAAAGGGGTTGCTGTTGTCTCTTCTCTTTTTGACAGGGAATGCATTTTGACTGAGACAAGAAACTTGCTCGCTTTAGTAAGTTAG
- the LOC137832891 gene encoding serine/threonine-protein kinase SRK2A-like isoform X1 encodes MEKYELVKDIGSGNFGVARLMRNRDTKELVAMKYIERGYKIDENVAREIINHRSLRHQNIIRFKEVVLTPTHLGIVMEYAAGGELFERICSAGRFSEDEARYFFQQLISGVSYCHSMQICHRDLKLENTLLDGSPAPRLKICDFGYSKSSLLHSRPKSTVGTPAYIAPEVLSRREYDGKLADVWSCGVTLYVMLVGAYPFEDQDDPKNFRKTINRIMAVQYKIPDYVHISQDCKHLLSRIFVANAARRITIKEIKSHPWFLKNLPRELTEVGQAAYYRKENPIFSLQSIEGIMNIVEEAKVPPPASRSIGGFGWGEEEDEDETKEAEIEAEEDEYEKRVKEARASGEFHVT; translated from the exons ATGGAGAAATACGAGCTCGTCAAGGATATAGGATCTGGGAATTTTGGGGTGGCTAGGCTCATGCGTAACAGAGACACCAAAGAGCTTGTTGCCATGAAATACATTGAAAGGGGTTACAAG ATTGATGAGAATGTTGCGAGGGAAATCATAAACCATAGAAGTCTTCGCCACCAAAATATTATTCGGTTCAAGGAG GTGGTTTTGACTCCCACACATCTGGGTATTGTTATGGAGTATGCAGCTGGTGGAGAGCTCTTTGAGAGGATTTGCAGTGCTGGAAGATTCAGTGAAGATGAG GCTCGATATTTCTTCCAGCAGCTCATCTCAGGAGTTAGCTACTGTCATTCCATG CAAATCTGTCATCGAGACTTGAAGCTTGAGAACACCTTATTGGATGGCAGCCCTGCCCCAAGGCTCAAAATTTGTGATTTTGGTTATTCTAAG TCATCTCTGCTTCATTCAAGGCCTAAGTCAACTGTGGGAACCCCAGCATACATTGCACCTGAGGTTCTTTCACGTAGAGAATATGATGGAAAG CTAGCTGATGTATGGTCCTGTGGAGTGACTCTTTATGTAATGCTGGTGGGAGCATACCCATTTGAAGACCAAGACGATCCCAAAAATTTTAGGAAAACCATCAAT AGAATTATGGCTGTTCAATACAAGATCCCTGACTATGTTCACATATCTCAAGACTGCAAACATCTGCTATCTCGCATTTTTGTGGCAAATGCAGCTAGG AGAATCACTATCAAGGAAATCAAGTCCCACCCATGGTTTTTAAAGAACTTGCCTAGAGAATTAACAGAAGTAGGTCAAGCTGCATACTACAGAAAAGAAAATCCAATCTTTTCTCTTCAGAGTATAGAAGGCATCATGAATATTGTTGAGGAGGCCAAAGTTCCACCTCCAGCATCCAGGTCGATTGGAGGATTTGGTTggggagaagaagaagatgaagatgaaacAAAAGAAGCAGAGATTGAGGCTGAAGAAGATGAGTATGAAAAAAGAGTCAAAGAAGCACGAGCAAGTGGGGAATTTCATGTTACTTAA
- the LOC137832890 gene encoding thiamine biosynthetic bifunctional enzyme TH1, chloroplastic isoform X1, protein MASSESQLLRPRFGYGGAQAPPFFTRNLRFPFWISVHSNTHPNPKNHLSLRVKMQPEADIMMNPVSDNKIPHVLTVAGSDSGGGAGIQADLKACAARRVYCSTVITAVTAQNTVGVQGVNIVPEDFVAEQLQSVLSDMHVDVVKTGMLPSLNIVKVLCQFLTKFPVKALVVDPVMKSSSGDVLSGSSVLTGFLGELLPMTDIVTPNIKEASVLLGGVPLKSVSDMRTAAKLIHDLGPRNVLVKGGDLPNSLDSVDVFFDGKEFYELCSPRVNTRNSHGTGCTLASCIAAELAKGSSMLSAVKTAKHFIDVALDYSRDLPIGSGVQRPFDHFLKLKNINQSSGRQNMFNPNDLLLYAVTDSTMNRKWGRTIAEAVKAAVEGGATIVQLREKDAETRDFLDASKVCLEICRSYGVPLLINDRLDVALACDADGVHVGQSDMPVRLARSLLGPEKIIGVSCKTPEQAHQAWIDGADYIGCGGVYPTNTKANNRTIGLDGLKEVSQASKLPVVAIGGINLSNARAVIEIGEPKLKGVAVVSSLFDRECILTETRNLLALVS, encoded by the exons ATGGCGAGCAGTGAGTCTCAGCTTCTTCGTCCCCGCTTCGGTTATGGCGGTGCTCAG GCACCGCCGTTTTTTACGAGGAATTTGAGGTTCCCATTTTGGATTTCAGTGCATTCTAATACTCATCCTAATCCAAAGAATCATCTAAGTCTAAGGGTGAAGATGCAACCGGAAGCAGATATCATGATGAACCCCGTTTCTGATAACAAAATCCCACACGTGCTAACTGTTGCTGGGTCTGATTCTGGGGGTGGTGCTGGAATCCAAGCTGATCTCAAGGCCTGTGCTGCACGCCGGGTTTACTGCTCCACTGTCATTACTGCTGTTACTGCGCAGAACACTGTTGGGGTTCAG GGTGTGAACATTGTACCTGAGGATTTTGTGGCAGAGCAGTTGCAATCTGTACTTTCTGATATGCATGTTGATGTG GTCAAGACTGGCATGCTTCCCTCTCTTAATATAGTTAAGGTTCTCTGTCAGTTCCTTACCAAGTTTCCAGTCAAAG CTCTCGTGGTTGATCCTGTTATGAAATCTTCCAGTGGGGATGTACTTTCTGGTTCTTCTGTTCTTACTGGATTTCT GGGGGAACTACTTCCCATGACAGACATTGTAACCCCGAATATAAAAGAGGCATCAGTTTTACTTGGAGGTGTACCACTGAAATCAGTTTCTGACATGCGTACTGCTGCCAAATTGATACATGATTTGGGCCCTAG gaaTGTACTCGTCAAGGGTGGTGACCTCCCTAATTCGTTAGATTCGGTTGATGTATTTTTTGATG GCAAGGAGTTCTACGAGCTCTGTTCACCACGTGTAAATACTCGCAATAGTCATGGTACTGGTTGTACCTTGGCATCATGCATAGCAGCAGAGCTGGCAAAAGGTTCATCAATGCTTTCTGCAGTTAAG ACAGCTAAACATTTTATTGACGTTGCCTTGGATTATAGTAGAGACCTGCCAATTGGAAGTGGTGTTCAAAGACCTTTTGACCATTTTTTGAAACTTAAGAATATCAATCAGAGTTCCGGGAGGCAGAATATGTTCAACCCAAATGACCTGCTTTTGTATGCTGTAACGGACTCAACTATGAATAGGAAGTGGGGCCGTACTATTGCTGAAGCTGTTAAGGCTGCTGTAGAAGGAGGTGCTACCATTGTTCAATTAAG GGAAAAGGATGCTGAGACACGGGATTTTCTTGATGCTTCCAAAGTATGCCTTGAAATATGCCGTTCCTATGGAGTACCATTACTGATAAATGATCGTTTAGATGTGGCCCTTGCTTGTGATGCTGATGGTGTTCATGTTGGTCAGTCTGACATGCCAGTACGTCTTGCAAGAAGCCTGCTTGGTCCTGAAAAGATAATTGGAGTATCATGCAAGACGCCTGAGCAAGCCCACCAAGCATGGATTGATGGGGCTGATTACATTGGTTGTGGTGGTGTATATCCCACTAATACAAAAGCAAATAACCGTACTATAGGCTTAGACGGCTTGAAGGAAGTATCTCAGGCCTCTAAACTGCCTGTGGTAGCAATTGGTGGCATTAATCTATCAAATGCACGTGCAGTCATTGAAATTGGTGAACCAAAGCTGAAAGGGGTTGCTGTTGTCTCTTCTCTTTTTGACAGGGAATGCATTTTGACTGAGACAAGAAACTTGCTCGCTTTAGTAAGTTAG